The candidate division TA06 bacterium region CCCTCCATTACCACCCCACCCTTCCGCCCCATCTGCTGCTGGAGTTTGACCAGCCTTTGACGGACTGACGGAATGGCCGAGATGTCGGAGGCCGCCTGGGAGACTTCCGGGCTGCGGATCGGTCCGCTGACATCAACCCCGTCCAAGAATGTGGCCGGGCCTAAGGGAGCTGGTTTTTGGCTGATGTCCGTCCGGTCCATCATTTTTCCGATGGCCTCCCGGTCGCTGAAAGAGATCCCCAGCCGCAGGGCCTTCAGCCCGGCCGCCCGGTACATGGCCCCGGTATCGATGTAAAGGTATCCCAGTTTCTGGGCCACCAGCCTGGCGGTGGTGCTTTTGCCGGAGGCCGCCGGGCCGTCTATGGCAATTACCGGTTTGCGAAACATCAATGAAAATTACGAATTGCTAAATCTCAAATTTAAAAATACCGTGAACAGTTCCCTGGCATCTATCATCTATCATCCAGGATCTAATGACCGTGATCAGTCCTTCAGCACTTTCTTTAAGGAGATGATAAGTTTCTTGTTCTGCCGGGCGGTGCCGATGGTCACCCGCAGCTCAGTCTGATAGCCGTAATTCTTGACCGGCCGCACGATGACCCCCAGTTTTTGCAGGGCCGAAAAGACCGGCTGGGAATCTGTCTTGGGATCTATTAATATGAAGTTGCCTTCGGACGGCACATAGGAGATGCCCAGAGCCTGGAACTGTTTGTACAAATATTCTTTGCCCTCGACGTTGAGCCGCTTGCTTTTGGCCAGGTGCTTGGCATCATCTAGGGCAGCCAGGCAGGCGGCCTGCCCGGTCAGGCTGATGTTAAACGGCAGCCGCACCTTGCGGATCTGGGAGATCAGCTCGGGGTTTCCCACCCCGTAGCCCACCCGCAATCCCGCCAGCCCGTATATCTTGGAAAAGGTGTGGAGAACTATGGCGTTGGGCCAGTCCTTGAGCAGCTTGATGGTATCGGGGAAATCCGGCCGGTCGATGTATTCCAAATAGGCCTCGTCAAACACCGCCACGCAGCTCTCCGGCACTTTTTGCATGAAGGCCTTGACCTGGGTTTCGTTGAGCATGGTGCCGGTGGGATTGTTGGGGTTGGCGATGTATACCACCTTGGTCTGCGGGGTAACCGCGGCCGCCA contains the following coding sequences:
- a CDS encoding (d)CMP kinase; amino-acid sequence: MFRKPVIAIDGPAASGKSTTARLVAQKLGYLYIDTGAMYRAAGLKALRLGISFSDREAIGKMMDRTDISQKPAPLGPATFLDGVDVSGPIRSPEVSQAASDISAIPSVRQRLVKLQQQMGRKGGVVMEGRDITTVVFPNAEVKVFMQASVRERAHRRKAELEAHGMTMDLKVLEKQIETRDRQDSQRDDSPLTCTPDSLVIDTSTLTIDQQVEMVIAQAEKVMKAEA
- a CDS encoding histidinol-phosphate transaminase, which produces MKPQARPNIQSISPYIPGKPIEEVRRELGIKGQIIKLASNENPLGPSPLAVKALRKSLKEINLYPDDGCFALGKRLAASLGVNEDQLIFGNGSVDVIEFITKTFVAPGDHVVIAEGAFIMYKIAARMADARPSLIPLKNYVHDLEAMAAAVTPQTKVVYIANPNNPTGTMLNETQVKAFMQKVPESCVAVFDEAYLEYIDRPDFPDTIKLLKDWPNAIVLHTFSKIYGLAGLRVGYGVGNPELISQIRKVRLPFNISLTGQAACLAALDDAKHLAKSKRLNVEGKEYLYKQFQALGISYVPSEGNFILIDPKTDSQPVFSALQKLGVIVRPVKNYGYQTELRVTIGTARQNKKLIISLKKVLKD